A genomic region of Fusarium oxysporum Fo47 chromosome VI, complete sequence contains the following coding sequences:
- a CDS encoding N-glycosylation protein-domain-containing protein, giving the protein MANPPPVRRGSSTGHLPLPPQPLAPMTSTSSKSPSPPHTTKTAPPEIDGPVHPSLLQPRVAVVLNVPKPWHPWLFALRLFSILPALWWGLPSALQLLLRVLPGPEIVVVVPSTTGGSVAMSVEADPRYALTETGLATIWCFASGYLSFFFTDCLMSRWLINYTPQATMVRLLTTNFCNAYLTTFVLSFTGGFQDPRLLLPGWVGIATTLTMMYHVTHQKINIRKETSTSINVFSIACSITMVTLLVHLHQSTPDYPEMPIVASGRRAFDEASRVITQIRGSIEQHEDL; this is encoded by the exons ATGGCCAATCCTCCCCCCGTTCGTCGGGGCTCTTCTACAGGCCATCTACCTTTACCTCCACAACCGCTTGCGCCCATGACCTCGACGTCTAGCAAATCTCCGTCACCACCGCACACAACGAAGACAGCTCCTCCCGAGATCGATGGTCCCGTTCATCCGTCCCTTCTTCAACCACGTGTCGCCGTCGTTCTCAACGTTCCGAAGCCATGGCACCCGTGGCTTTTTGCCCTACGGCTCTTCTCCATTCTGCCGGCGTTGTGGTGGGGATTGCCTTCTGCGCTTCAACTACTGTTACGTGTCTTGCCAGGACCAGAGATTGTAGTTGTTGTGCCTTCAACGACGGGAGGATCTGTGGCTATGAGTGTCGAGGCAGATCCGCGGTACGCTCTGACTGAGACCGGGCTCGCAACTATATGG TGTTTTGCTTCGGGATATTTATCATTCTTCTTCACAGACTGTCTGATGTCCAGATG GCTCATCAATTATACCCCACAAGCGACAATGGTTCGCCTGCTCACAACCAACTTTTGTAACGCTTATCTCACTACGTTTGTGCTCTCTTTCACGGGTGGTTTCCAAGACCCTCGTCTCCTCCTCCCAGGCTGGGTTGGCATAGCCACT ACTCTTACCATGATGTATCACGTCACTCACCAAAAGATCAACATTCGCAAGGAGACGTCCACCTCCATCAACGTCTTCTCCATAGCTTGTTCCATCACTATGGTGACTCTGCTGGTACACCTTCATCAGTCCACACCTGACTACCCCGAGATGCCAATTGTAGCTTCTGGTCGCCGCGCCTTTGATGAGGCATCGCGCGTTATCACTCAGATCAGGGGAAGCATCGAGCAGCATGAAGACCTGTAG
- a CDS encoding translation initiation factor SUI1 encodes MSIENLKTYDPFAEADEDTGETKQTQNYIHIRIQRGIVFAYNANMAPERNGRKTLTTVQGLPKKFDQKKILKVIKKKFACNGTIVNDSEMGEVIQLQGDQRKDVQEFLIDKKEGLELDAKTIKVHGF; translated from the exons ATGTCCATCGAAAATCTCAAGACCTACG ACCCCTTCGCCGAAGCCGACGAGGACACCGGAGAAACCAAGCAGACGCAGAATTACATCCATATACGCATTCAGC GTGGCATCGTTTTCGCGTACAATGCTAACATGGCTCCAGAGCGTAATGGACGTAAGACTTTGACCACTGTTCAGGGTCTCCCCAAGAAATttgaccagaagaagattcttaaggtcatcaagaagaagtttg CCTGCAATGGCACTATCGTTAACGACTCCGAGATGGGAGAGGTGATCCAGCTTCAGGGTGATCAGCGCAAAGATGTTCAGGAATTTCTCATCGACAAGAAGGAAGGCCTCGAGCTAGATGCCAAGACCATTAAGGTCCATGGTTTCTAA
- a CDS encoding uncharacterized protein (predicted AdoMet-dependent methyltransferase-domain containing protein): MEFQKKAPFEPEEFPPGSPPVIRERCGEVTWLPMCRHTCTFETQHFDKIMLNLVENPNLNSKWLFRADVLFDDDCQNPAPEADGAIQSHPRVLDFQGFSRQRTIVRRLIPRNTLRDAPLDQTCSFYQSISHEDEEADGEATLSRSLVVYIPHTSSAADLPFYHPKVKGISQLHEWDVATNTGTISVHFALFEPETGEEEVDQVKLGRIAYHLLQTIHKHGHSTARGYVKRVHHDVIVPRERFQDRYSELKNKYARALVKSWLETTDPAKHVFEDLGIAAFLIELWKEMYHDGDFPGFVDIGCGNGLLVHILRMEGYVGWGFDARERSLSGNSLQRLLLLPSVIPKKAASDDTRVVNSEDIHDGLFPKGTFIISNHADELTPWTPILAAISQCPFIMIPCCSHNLTGDRWRAPPPRDKTKSKSLVGRENTRQVEEVDIHGILQKYGGVQGYYDNVVKLLKSSPRGH; encoded by the exons ATGGAGTTTCAAAAGAAGGCACCTTTTGAGCCCGAGGAGTTTCCTCCGGGATCGCCACCCGTAATCCGCGAACGTTGCGGCGAAGTTACCTGGTTACCTATGTGCCGCCACACATGCACGTTTGAGACTCAGCATTTCGACAAGATTATGCTCAACCTTGTTGAGAACCCAAATCTCAACTCTAAGTGGTTGTTTCGTGCAGATGTTCTCTTCGACGATGACTGTCAGAACCCTGCCCCTGAAGCTGACGGTGCCATCCAAAGCCACCCTCGGGTTCTCGACTTCCAAGGATTCAGCCGGCAAAGAACCATTGTGCGCCGATTGATACCCCGAAACACACTTCGCGATGCTCCATTAGACCAGACATGCTCCTTCTATCAATCAATTAGTcacgaggatgaagaagctgacGGGGAAGCCACCCTGTCAAGATCACTGGTCGTGTATATACCACATACCTCCTCTGCTGCAGACCTACCCTTCTATCACCCAAAGGTCAAGGGTATCAGCCAGCTTCATGAATGGGATGTAGCCACCAACACAGGCACCATCTCCGTTCACTTTGCACTCTTTGAACCTGAGAcaggcgaggaagaggtcGACCAAGTCAAATTGGGGAGGATCGCTtaccatcttctccagacCATCCACAAACATGGTCACAGCACCGCTAGAGGCTACGTCAAAAGAGTTCATCACGATGTCATTGTACCCCGAGAGAGGTTTCAGGATAGGTACTCTGAACTCAAAAACAAATACGCCAGAGCTCTTGTCAAGTCCTGGCTTGAGACTACAGATCCTGCAAAACATGTGTTCGAGGATCTGGGTATCGCAGCATTTCTGATTGAGCTATGGAAAGAGATGTACCACGATGGGGACTTTCCAGGGTTTGTGGACATCGGCTGCGGAAATGGGTTACTGGTTCATATCCTTAGGATGGAAGGATATGTTGGTTGGGGTTTCGATGCCCGCGAGC GATCACTCTCTGGTAACTCCCTTCAGAGATTGCTCTTACTTCCCAGTGTCATTCCCAAGAAGGCGGCGAGTGATGATACTAGAGTAGTCAACTCTGAAGACATTCATGACGGCCTCTTCCCCAAAGGCACATTCATAATTTCTAACCACGCCGACGAGCTGACACCTTGGACACCAATTCTTGCCGCCATATCTCAATGCCCGTTCATCATGATACCATGTTGCAGCCACAATCTTACAGGAGACAGATGGCGAGCACCTCCGCCCCGAGACAAGACCAAATCAAAAA GCTTGGTCGGCCGAGAGAACACAAGGCAGGTTGAAGAGGTCGATATACACGGGATACTGCAGAAGTACGGAGGAGTACAAGGGTATTACGACAATGTTGTCAAGCTGCTCAAATCGTCCCCCAGAGGACACTGA
- a CDS encoding uncharacterized protein (transient receptor potential ion channel-domain containing protein), whose amino-acid sequence MFATQRPLTALSCLLSSLSVIPTVCAQDKAYINGTGDNGVFHERLDVSRTPSLYTGDFDDCLNDGSLFNVTGFDTAYYSDNLTVSFHVYGSTNIRQESVMMHLSIEVYGEERFNKTYDPCAENVTSLCPLKAGQPIEAYITTSISANDIAGIPSIALNIPDLEGYSRIRIFANSTQTEIGCFQATMSNGRTFSQPEIVGSILGAFTVFAVLASYATAIYGVQIPHIRMHYAHSFSILIIFETFQSIFFSGALSVNWPALLPAWWSNFAWTAGMFASLDMIDAISPFAGVSGNASQVGSAGSVPINNGGGLAQQIFGRSLRSRSVPQLESVVHSLTRRHDFNSSNPYDYDWAGEPRNPGMPLPGDYSGFPGVLSVVGIPRNDAFIIGLIWFLVVLAAVALFVATSKVVLDLCHKFKLIKSDGFDFFRSHWVGYMAAGLLRTLFIAFFVMMTLAMFQFSIDAPPGPTAIAAVIFVMFLGFAGLTAYACSSRLREGKYEVVSDTLRFEQGLILKKIPFVATTLESSIGEEEQAHKPRLFASLPIRRIKFVDKDPERPKVHQDEPYIKRYGWLSARYRLSRWWFFTVYLAYQFVRACFIGGGRASPLAQVYGLFVFEVVALVIIIKLKPFEGSRNTTAAIWLLSISKIITTGLSIAFLRTLDLSRVAATAIGMIILVVQCFLAAAILVLIVLGMISTWMSLSRNREDFPDKIDDLRVRYFEHMDDRAGTSKPKEDEVDELAELSKSIFSVSNVRRNTQNNVFPMVEGSNSQVPSHPAHPLNRRRANSGGSSRHSVNSLPRSGRTHRASWSAKDFAEWDADMNRGDTSRMSRMRTSSLRMQASRYSGSRPPMTPTRESAEFPRVSVNTMSPEDKDAIVQDKIEENAATPKRRKRTVSWADQSSICEEPINEAQKVDDKPLEKIDSTGGREEEAKSKPEPLSP is encoded by the exons aTGTTCGCGACACAACGACCTCTCACAGCATTGTCATGCCTTCTCTCCTCCCTGAGCGTTATCCCAACGGTATGCGCTCAAGATAAGGCTTACATCAACGGAACTGGCGACAATGGAGTTTTCCACGAACGTCTCGATGTTAGTCGGACACCATCATTATATACGGGCGACTTTGACGACTGTCTGAATGATGGAAGTCTGTTCAATGTGACGGGTTTCGACACGGCTTATTACTCTGATAACCTCACTGTGTCATTTCACGTCTATGGAAGCACCAATATTCGTCAGGAAAGCGTCATGA TGCATCTTTCTATTGAGGTATACGGAGAAGAGCGTTTTAACAAAACATACGACCCTTGCGCGGAAAACGTCACTAGCCTTTGCCCATTGAAGGCTGGTCAACCCATCGAGGCATACATTACGACTTCAATATCTGCCAATGACATTGCAGGAATTCCGTCGATTGCTCTTAACATTCCCGACTTGGAAGGATACTCGCGCATCCGGATCTTTGCCAACTCAACACAGACAGAAATTGGTTGCTTCCAAGCTACTATGAGTAACGGAAGGACCTTTTCACAGCCAGAGATTGTGGGATCAATATTGGGAGCATTCACCGTGTTTGCGGTATTGGCCTCATATGCGACAGCCATCTATGGCGTTCAGATCCCGCATATAAGAATGCACTACGCCCATTCTTTTTCGATTTTGATCATTTTCGAGACCTTTCAATCAATCTTCTTTTCCGGGGCACTATCCGTCAACTGGCCGGCCCTGCTTCCTGCCTGGTGGAGTAACTTTGCGTGGACCGCTGGCATGTTTGCAAGCCTCGACATGATTGATGCCATCAGCCCATTTGCTGGTGTCTCTGGGAATGCCAGCCAAGTTGGCTCTGCAGGGTCGGTTCCCATCAACAACGGTGGTGGTCTTGCGCAGCAGATCTTCGGCAGAAGCCTTCGAAGTCGATCTGTTCCTCAGCTGGAGAGTGTTGTTCACTCGTTAACCCGCCGCCACGATTTCAACTCTAGCAACCCATATGACTATGACTGGGCTGGCGAGCCTCGAAATCCTGGAATGCCACTCCCAGGCGACTATTCTGGTTTCCCTGGTGTACTGTCTGTGGTCGGCATCCCTCGAAACGACGCGTTCATCATTGGGCTCATCTGGTTCCTTGTTGTCCTAGCGGCCGTGGCTCTATTTGTGGCAACGTCCAAGGTTGTGCTTGACTTGTGTCACAAATTCAAGCTTATCAAGTCCGATGGCTTCGACTTCTTTCGTTCACATTGGGTCGGATACATGGCCGCGGGCCTACTTCGAACGCTCTTTATCGCTTTCTTTGTCATGATGACACTGGCGATGTTCCAGTTCTCGATTGACGCTCCGCCAGGCCCGACTGCTATTGCTGCAGTCATTTTCGTCATGTTCTTGGGCTTTGCTGGTCTAACAGCGTATGCTTGCTCATCCAGGCTACGTGAAGGCAAGTATGAGGTTGTGTCTGATACGCTTCGCTTTGAGCAAGGGTTGATCCTCAAGAAAATTCCATTTGTGGCAACAACACTCGAAAGCTCCATCggcgaggaggagcaggctCACAAACCGCGCCTTTTTGCCAGTCTGCCTATTCGCCGCATCAAATTTGTCGACAAGGACCCCGAAAGGCCAAAGGTTCACCAAGACGAGCCCTACATCAAGCGTTACGGATGGCTTTCGGCACGATACCGACTCTCTCGCTGGTGGTTCTTTACGGTCTACTTGGCATATCAGTTTGTCCGAGCATGCTTCATTGGCGGAGGTAGAGCAAGCCCCTTGGCCCAGGTCTATGgtctctttgtctttgaagtcGTCGCTCTGGTCATTATCATCAAACTCAAGCCTTTTGAAGGATCTCGCAACACGACAGCAGCGATTTGGTTACTATCGATCTCAAAGATCATCACTACTGGCCTTTCCATCGCATTCTTGAGAACCCTCGACCTCAGCCGCGTTGCAGCAACAGCTATTGGCATGATCATCCTTGTGGTTCAGTGTTTCCTTGCCGCAGCCATCTTGGTCCTGATTGTCCTTGGAATGATATCGACGTGGATGTCTCTGTCCCGCAACCGCGAGGACTTCCCAGATAAAATCGATGATTTGCGAGTAAGGTATTTCGAACACATGGATGATAGAGCAGGTACATCAAAGCCCAAGGAAGACGAAGTGGATGAGCTTGCGGAGTTATCCAAGTCCATCTTCAGTGTCAGCAACGTTCGACGCAATACCCAGAACAATGTGTTCCCAATGGTAGAGGGCTCAAACTCGCAGGTCCCGTCTCATCCAGCACATCCACTCAACCGACGCAGGGCAAACAGTGGCGGTTCGAGTCGTCACTCGGTTAACAGTCTGCCTCGAAGTGGCCGGACCCACCGTGCATCGTGGAGTGCGAAAGACTTCGCAGAGTGGGATGCCGACATGAACAGAGGAGACACATCTCGAATGAGTCGCATGCGAACTAGCTCCTTGCGTATGCAAGCATCGAGATACTCTGGTAGTCGGCCACCAATGACTCCGACTCGAGAATCCGCCGAGTTTCCTCGGGTGAGTGTTAATACTATGAGCCCAGAGGACAAAGATGCGATCGTACAAGACAAGATTGAGGAGAATGCTGCTacgccaaagagaagaaagaggacTGTGAGCTGGGCAGATCAAAGCTCAATATGTGAAGAGCCCATTAACGAAGCTCAAAAGGTGGACGATAAGCCACTCGAGAAGATAGACTCGACGGGTGGCCGGGAAGAAGAGGCCAAGTCAAAACCCGAACCATTGTCGCCATga